In Akkermansia muciniphila, the DNA window TGAGGGGGTGGATGACGCATGGGAGGTCTCCCTCTTGAAATTCACCGTGGAAATGATACAAAAATCCCATGAGATCAATATCTTTGACTTCAAGCGCAAGGGTCTTCTTTAGCCTGCTGGCGGCGGCCTTCTGCGCCCAGGGAGTTTTGGCGGACGGAGAGAACTATTCCCTCTGGCCGCGCCGCCCGGAAGCCCTGGCCGAGGCGCGCCGCCTGATGGACCGCGGCACGCTGCCCCAGGCTCTGGAATTGCTCCAGCCCCTGGCGGAGCAGGGCGGCGTGGTAGGGCGCGAGGCAAAGGATCTCATCGGCAGCCTTCGCATCCGCCAGTTGCTGGACCCCAACGGTCCGGACGTGAAGAAATACACCGTCCGGAGGGGGGATTCCTGGATACGCATGGTCAGGAAGCTGGAATGTTCCCAGGCCATGCTGATGCATCTCAACGGCCTGATGGATATTCCCATCCTGCATGCGGGGGACGTGTTCAAGTACCGTCCCCTGAATTTCCATGTGGTAGTCAACGTGCCGGAAAAAGAGGTCTGCCTTTACGACGGTAAGAATTTTGTGAAAGGGTACCCCATTCTGGCCATGAGGGATGGCGGGAAAAAGAATGTGGAAACCGCCGTCAAGGAGGACCAGGCCTCCGTTTCCATTTACAGCAAGCAGTTTCCCTCCGCGGATAAGACGCTGCTGCTGGCGGCGGGCGGGTATGTCATTGACGCCTCCCGCGGCGCGCCCCGTTCACCGGGCTTTTATTTAAGCCGTCAGGACTGCAATGAACTGGCCATGCTGACCCGCGCTGGCACCAGGGTGACCATTCTCAGGGAGAAGGGAGCGGAGCAGTGAGACTGGTCATTCAGCGCGTTACGGAGGCTGCCGTGCACATCGGCGGCGTGTGTGCCGGAAGAACGGGGCCGGGCCTGCTGATCCTGGCGGGCATAGAAGAGGCGGATACGGAAGAGGACGTGTGCTGGCTTGCCAGGAAGGCGGCGGATATGCGCATTTTTTCCGATGCGGAGGGGAAGATGAACCTTTCTGCCAGGGAGATGGGGGGAAGCGCGCTGGTGGTGAGCCAGTTTACGCTGCACGCCTCCACCCGGAAGGGCAACAGGCCCTCCTTCATCCGCGCCGCAAGGCCTGAACAGGCCATCCCGCTGTATGAATTGTTCAAGGAAGAACTGGCGGACTTGCTGGAAGGCAGGGTGCAGAGCGGGGAGTTTGGCGCGGACATGCAGGTTTCCCTGGTCAACGACGGGCCGGTAACCATTTTCATGGACTCCCGCAGCAGGGAGTGACGGGAGGGGTGAGTGAGGAGAGTGGAGAGTGGAGAGTGGAGAGTGGAGAGTGGAGAGTGGAGAGTGGAGAGTGGAGAGTGGAGAGTGGAGAGTGGAGAGTGGAGCGGCCTTGCGGAATGGGGACTGCCTCCATCCGGAAGTGACAGGGCCAATAAAGGGAAGCCGTACCGTTTTTGCGTTCGGCACGTATAAGGCGCGCTGTGACCAGCCATAAATACTTGAAAAGGGTTGAAATTGGTTGAAGAAGCTTGAAAATACAGGCTTCCGCTCCGGAATGGAAGGGCCACGGGGCAGTTGAAGAAATAAATGCCTGAAAGGGTCCGTCTTGAATAATTGAAAGGGGCATTTGTCCCATTGGGGACACTTCACCCTTTTCTTTCCCCTTCCTGATCTTTTCAGCCATTTAAGGGCCTATTCTTCCGTCTATTTATGGTTGGTTGCAGCGCCGTCTTGCGGAAAGTGGGAATGCTTCACTTGCTCCGGTTTCTGTCTGTTGCGCAGGTTTGCGGCGTTTCCCGGAGCAATAAAAAACTCCCGGCGGGCACGAGCGCCGCCGGGAGTTCTGATTAACGTTTTGAAAAGGGGGCCCGCCTTAGTAGGCGAGGCCTTCCTTGGTGTTGGCCACGATGAAGTCGCGGTTGAGGCGGGCAATGTTGTCCACGCTCACGCCCTTCGGGCAGGCGGCTTCACATTCATACTGGTTCGTGCAGTTGCCGAAGCCTTCCGCTTCCATCTGCTTCATCATGGACAGGACGCGCTTGGTGCGTTCCGGCTGTCCCTGCGGCAGCAGATTGAGGTGGGCAATCTTGGCGGACGTGAACAGCATGGCGGAGGCGTTCTTGCAGGAGGCCACGCAGGCGCCGCAGCCGATGCAGGCGGCGGCGTCAAAGGCGGCTTCAGCCTTCACCTTTTCCACGGCGATGTTGTTGGCGTTCGGCGCGGAGCCGGTGCGCACGTCAATGTAGCCGCCGGCGGCGATGATGCGGTCCAAGGCGGAGCGGTCCACCATGAGGTCCCGCAGGATCGGGAAGGCCTTCGCGCGGAAGGGTTCGATCCAGACGGTATCGCCGTCCTTGAACTTGCGCATGTGGAGCTGGCAGGTGGTCACCTGGCGTTCCGGACCGTGGGGGATGCCGTTGATCGTCAGGGAGCACATGCCGCAGATGCCTTCCCGGCAGTCATGGTCAAAGTGGATAGGCTCCTTGCCATCCTTCACCAGGCCTTCGTTGACGATGTCCAGCATTTCCAGGAAGGAGGCGTCTTCCGGAATGTCCTTGGCGGCATAGGTCTCAATGCGGCCCTTGGCTTCCCGGTTTTCCTGGCGCCAGACCTTGAGAGTGAGATTGAGTGTTTTAGCCATGTTATAATCTTTCTTTTACGTGTTAATGTATTGGCTATCTTTACTTGTAGCTGCGGATGGCAAGGTGCACGTTGTCGAAGGTCAGCGGTTCCTTGTGAAGAATCGGCAGGCTGTCCACCCCGGTGTATTCCCAGGCGGCCACGTAGGCGTATTCTTCATCATTGCGCTTGGCTTCGCCGTCCGGCAGCTGGTATTCCACGCGGAAGTGGGCGCCGCAGGATTCCTCGCGGTTCAGGGCGTCATAGCAGAGCAGCTGGGCGAATTCCAGGAAGTCCGCCACGCGGCAGGCTTTTTCCAGTTCCGCATTGATGCCGTCCGCCGTGCCGGTTACGCGCACGTTTTCCCAGAATTCCTTGCGGAGCTTGGGGATGCGTTCAATGGCGTTCATCAGGCTTTCCCGCGTACGGGCCATGCCGCAGTCTTCCCACATGATGAGGCCCAGTTCCCGGTGGAAGGAATCCACGGTCTTGGTGCCTTTTACGTTCAGGAGCTTGTTGATGCGTTCCTTCACTTCGTCTTCCGCGGCCTTGAATTCCGGGGAGGCGGTGGTGACGGAGCCGGGCTTGATGGTCGTCAGGAAGGCCGGCAGGGTGGCCGGAATCACGAAGTAGCCGTCGGACAGGCCCTGCATCAGCGCGGAGGCGCCCAGGCGGTTGGCCCCGTGGTCGGAGAAGTTGGCTTCACCGAGGACGTGCAGGCCCTTCACGTTGGACATGAGGTTGTAGTCCACCCACAGGCCGCCCATTGTGTAGTGGGAGGCGGGATAGATCATCATGGGCGTTTCATGGGGATCATCGTCCGTGATTTCCTCGTACATGTCGAAGAGGTTGCCGTACTGGCCGTCAATCCATTCGCGGCCCATGCGCTTGATTTCATCCGCAAAGTCCAGGAAGACGCCCTTGCCGGTGATGGCTACGCCGCGGCCGTCGTCGCAGGCTTCCTTGGCGGCGCGGGAGGAGATGTCACGCGGAGCCAGGTTGCCGAAGGAGGGGTACT includes these proteins:
- a CDS encoding LysM peptidoglycan-binding domain-containing protein: MTSSARVFFSLLAAAFCAQGVLADGENYSLWPRRPEALAEARRLMDRGTLPQALELLQPLAEQGGVVGREAKDLIGSLRIRQLLDPNGPDVKKYTVRRGDSWIRMVRKLECSQAMLMHLNGLMDIPILHAGDVFKYRPLNFHVVVNVPEKEVCLYDGKNFVKGYPILAMRDGGKKNVETAVKEDQASVSIYSKQFPSADKTLLLAAGGYVIDASRGAPRSPGFYLSRQDCNELAMLTRAGTRVTILREKGAEQ
- the dtd gene encoding D-aminoacyl-tRNA deacylase is translated as MRLVIQRVTEAAVHIGGVCAGRTGPGLLILAGIEEADTEEDVCWLARKAADMRIFSDAEGKMNLSAREMGGSALVVSQFTLHASTRKGNRPSFIRAARPEQAIPLYELFKEELADLLEGRVQSGEFGADMQVSLVNDGPVTIFMDSRSRE
- a CDS encoding succinate dehydrogenase/fumarate reductase iron-sulfur subunit, which gives rise to MAKTLNLTLKVWRQENREAKGRIETYAAKDIPEDASFLEMLDIVNEGLVKDGKEPIHFDHDCREGICGMCSLTINGIPHGPERQVTTCQLHMRKFKDGDTVWIEPFRAKAFPILRDLMVDRSALDRIIAAGGYIDVRTGSAPNANNIAVEKVKAEAAFDAAACIGCGACVASCKNASAMLFTSAKIAHLNLLPQGQPERTKRVLSMMKQMEAEGFGNCTNQYECEAACPKGVSVDNIARLNRDFIVANTKEGLAY